Proteins encoded in a region of the uncultured Paludibaculum sp. genome:
- a CDS encoding TIGR02206 family membrane protein, whose translation MRTDFVLFGPAHFAIMAVIPCVAALLVWLVRGNAVAARRVRLAFGSFLLVNELVWYGYKLSMEGVRFPEGLPLQLCDLSLWLTVITLLALRPWTFEPGFFVGIAGASMAVVTPELWAPAWSYPTAYFFVAHGGIIAAMLFLVWSGQARPGPHAMWRGFLVLNAWAAFVGTFNAIFHTNYMFLCHKPVSASALDAMGPWPWYLLGGEVAALVLFGLLSLPFRKPGPPAGA comes from the coding sequence ATGCGCACCGACTTTGTCCTTTTCGGACCCGCGCACTTCGCGATCATGGCGGTGATCCCCTGTGTCGCCGCTCTGCTCGTGTGGCTCGTCCGGGGCAACGCCGTGGCCGCCCGCCGCGTCCGGCTGGCTTTCGGTTCGTTCCTGCTGGTGAATGAGCTGGTCTGGTACGGCTACAAGCTGTCCATGGAAGGCGTCCGATTTCCCGAGGGGCTGCCGTTACAGCTCTGCGATCTCTCCCTCTGGCTCACTGTGATTACCTTGCTGGCCCTTCGGCCGTGGACCTTCGAGCCCGGATTTTTTGTGGGCATTGCGGGCGCCAGCATGGCCGTCGTGACGCCCGAACTCTGGGCGCCCGCCTGGTCGTACCCGACGGCCTATTTCTTTGTGGCGCATGGCGGAATCATTGCGGCCATGCTGTTTCTGGTGTGGTCCGGCCAGGCACGGCCGGGGCCGCATGCCATGTGGCGCGGATTCCTTGTGCTCAACGCCTGGGCGGCCTTCGTCGGCACGTTCAACGCCATTTTCCACACCAACTACATGTTCCTCTGCCACAAGCCCGTCAGTGCGTCCGCCCTGGATGCCATGGGCCCTTGGCCCTGGTATCTCCTTGGTGGGGAGGTGGCGGCTCTGGTGCTCTTCGGGTTGCTGTCGCTGCCATTCCGCAAGCCTGGTCCCCCCGCCGGGGCTTGA
- a CDS encoding Gfo/Idh/MocA family oxidoreductase has protein sequence MTPMRVFLFLLAATALPAADLRLGIIGTDTSHAVAFTALLNDPANKNHLPGARVVAAYKGGSTDIKESSSRVDKYAEELSTKYGVELAPDIPTLLTKVDAILLESVDGRKHLEQFRQIAKSGKPVFIDKPLASSLADAREIARLADENHVKWFSASVLRFSDVLPTLKLEGLNGVYAWGPGPLEEHHQLSLSWYGVHTVETLYTMMGRGCDEVTFTGSDEADVVTGKWKDGRIGTIRVIRPYSAFGVTAFSAKAIKTNEKDLYTGYQNLVKEIIQFFQTGKAPIDAQETLEMFEFMDAAQRSKAAGGAPTKLR, from the coding sequence ATGACCCCTATGAGGGTTTTCCTGTTTCTATTGGCCGCGACGGCGTTGCCCGCGGCCGACCTGCGTTTGGGCATCATCGGCACCGACACCTCCCATGCTGTCGCTTTCACCGCCCTGCTGAACGATCCCGCCAACAAGAACCACCTTCCGGGGGCGCGTGTGGTCGCCGCCTACAAGGGGGGCAGCACGGACATCAAGGAGAGCTCCAGCCGGGTCGACAAGTACGCCGAGGAGTTGAGCACGAAGTACGGCGTGGAGCTGGCACCCGACATTCCCACGCTGCTCACGAAGGTCGACGCCATCCTGCTCGAAAGCGTCGACGGGCGCAAGCACCTCGAGCAGTTCCGCCAGATTGCCAAGTCCGGCAAGCCCGTCTTCATCGACAAGCCGCTCGCTTCCTCGCTGGCCGATGCCCGGGAGATCGCCAGGCTGGCGGACGAGAATCACGTGAAGTGGTTCTCCGCTTCCGTTCTCCGTTTCAGCGACGTCCTGCCCACCTTGAAGCTCGAAGGGCTGAATGGCGTTTATGCCTGGGGGCCCGGTCCGCTGGAGGAGCACCATCAGCTCAGTCTCTCGTGGTATGGCGTGCACACCGTCGAGACACTCTACACCATGATGGGCCGGGGCTGTGACGAGGTCACGTTCACTGGCTCCGACGAGGCCGACGTTGTAACCGGCAAGTGGAAGGATGGCCGCATCGGAACCATCCGGGTGATCCGCCCATATTCCGCTTTCGGTGTCACGGCCTTCTCGGCCAAGGCCATCAAGACCAACGAGAAGGACCTTTACACCGGGTATCAGAACCTGGTGAAGGAGATCATTCAGTTCTTCCAGACCGGCAAGGCGCCCATCGACGCCCAGGAGACCCTGGAGATGTTTGAGTTCATGGATGCCGCTCAGCGCAGCAAGGCCGCCGGGGGTGCGCCGACCAAACTTCGCTAA
- a CDS encoding deoxyribodipyrimidine photo-lyase: protein MRTLNDAPVRDGAEYVLYWAQMNRRVDSNHALAWAIQRADELRLPVLYYEGLTCTYKEANDRLHTFILEGAPETERRLARLGIGYCFYLRRRRDDPNDVFYRLAERAACVVTDDYPTFIAAVHNESVPGKIRVSFQAVDSSCVVPMNALEKREYAAYTIRPKITKMLPDCLEPCVVRKPARAWGGTTPEWHLSVGAGDIPALVASCQIDHSVPPSISYTGGRLAAEKLLKHFLEKNLRRYARERNEPTAHATSDMSPYLHFGQISSLEIALAASAYAKEHDLIASEFLEELIVRRELAFNYARHVEHPDSLCNLPDWAKATLRKHAADARSPCYTTRQFEHAETHDALWNACQTEMLLRGKIHGYYRMYWGKKIIEWSRTCQDALETMIFIHDRYALDGRDPNTYTNILWCFGLHDRPWQERPIFGMIRYMNLAGMKRKTGVDAYLREIAHLQQTGEDPFRVH from the coding sequence GTGCGAACGCTGAATGATGCTCCGGTGCGCGACGGAGCGGAGTATGTCCTCTATTGGGCACAGATGAACCGGAGAGTGGACTCCAACCATGCCTTGGCCTGGGCGATCCAACGTGCCGACGAATTGCGCCTGCCGGTGCTCTACTACGAGGGGCTGACCTGCACGTACAAAGAGGCCAACGACCGGCTCCACACGTTCATCCTGGAAGGTGCGCCGGAGACTGAGCGGCGGCTGGCCAGGTTGGGCATCGGATATTGCTTCTACCTGCGACGGAGGCGGGACGACCCCAACGACGTGTTCTACCGCCTGGCGGAGCGCGCGGCGTGCGTCGTAACGGACGACTATCCCACGTTTATCGCGGCCGTCCATAACGAGTCTGTGCCGGGGAAGATCCGGGTGTCGTTCCAGGCAGTGGACTCAAGCTGCGTGGTACCGATGAATGCGCTGGAGAAGCGGGAGTACGCCGCCTATACGATCCGGCCGAAGATCACGAAGATGCTGCCGGACTGTCTGGAGCCGTGCGTTGTGAGGAAGCCAGCGCGAGCCTGGGGCGGCACCACTCCGGAATGGCACCTATCAGTGGGCGCCGGAGACATTCCCGCTCTGGTGGCATCGTGCCAGATCGACCACTCGGTGCCGCCGTCGATTTCCTACACCGGCGGGCGCCTGGCCGCCGAGAAACTGCTGAAGCATTTCCTCGAAAAGAATCTGCGGCGCTACGCGCGAGAACGGAACGAACCCACGGCTCATGCGACCTCGGACATGAGCCCGTACCTGCATTTCGGACAGATCTCCTCGCTGGAGATCGCACTGGCCGCCTCGGCGTATGCCAAGGAGCATGACCTGATCGCGTCGGAGTTTCTGGAGGAGCTGATTGTACGGCGCGAACTGGCGTTCAACTATGCCCGTCATGTAGAGCACCCCGACTCGCTGTGCAACCTGCCGGACTGGGCCAAGGCGACTTTGCGAAAGCATGCGGCGGACGCGCGCTCGCCCTGCTACACGACGAGGCAATTTGAGCACGCCGAAACCCATGATGCGCTCTGGAACGCCTGCCAGACGGAGATGTTGCTGCGGGGCAAAATCCACGGGTATTACCGGATGTACTGGGGCAAGAAAATCATCGAGTGGTCCCGCACCTGCCAGGACGCTCTGGAGACGATGATCTTCATTCATGACCGGTACGCACTGGATGGGCGCGATCCCAACACGTATACCAACATCCTGTGGTGTTTCGGCCTACACGACCGGCCGTGGCAGGAACGGCCGATTTTCGGGATGATCCGTTATATGAACCTGGCAGGCATGAAGCGCAAGACCGGTGTCGATGCCTACCTGCGGGAGATCGCCCATCTGCAACAGACAGGGGAGGATCCGTTTCGGGTCCACTGA
- a CDS encoding ABC transporter permease: MREWWFRLTQWITGRERVSDDLAEEIQTHLEMDAEDRAARGLPQGEALDAARRHFGNPTRVAEEARASWGFPSLESLIQDVRYALRAMRRTPALTVVIVLTLALGIGVNTAIFSVLNTVVLKPLPYPGSERLVWWGESTGKATGISVTWVNYRNWLQGNHTMEEMAAYHSLHLTLTGGRQALMTRGLAVTSRYFPILGMKPVLGRFWTDAEDRPGANRAVVLNHRFWAEELGGDPAIAGKSIRLDGELYEVTGVAAPIWAPTPVDYYLSLGARSGSTTDRSKHGSIRALGRLKPGVTLDEARTDLDTIMRHLAEADPGPENAHRSFGRFYAEEATGEVRGMLLVLMGAALLVLLIACANVASLLLARNTARSGELAIRTAIGAGRPRLIRQLLTENLVLAACGGLSGILLAGWALRTLILAAPRGIPRLAEIALDLPVLLFACALTLGTGLLAGLAPVFTAGRVDLTTALKDSARSSGGRRRQRVRSALVVSEIALTLVLAFASGLLLRSLAAAQNSDPGYEPRNVLALELLLPQGKYADRQARENFYNTLMENLRTVPGIAQVSAIRCPPGHGDCPDWFYSIPGQPVPTRNEVPIALFNSVTPTYFETMRVPVRQGRVFSGVDVHTGPKVAIVNETFARQWWPTGSAVGHQIKVGGPYIDGPLLEIAGVVGDVRQDGLDSQTRPEIYVPFSQQTDEAMAVMIRTAGDPSLPASAIRTRVGQLDRDLPVQRLTVMEQNLRNGLERRRFITLLLGLFAGLALALAAVGIYGLLNYWVSVREAEIAIRLALGATPASILSWTSGHALRLALTGVVLGGAGSWLAATVLTDFVFGIPARNPGTLALAGLAVAAIAVASAAIPAWRASRVDAARRLHCA; the protein is encoded by the coding sequence ATGCGCGAGTGGTGGTTCCGCCTGACACAGTGGATTACGGGCCGCGAACGAGTCTCTGACGACCTGGCCGAGGAGATCCAGACGCATCTCGAAATGGACGCCGAAGACCGTGCAGCCAGAGGGCTGCCTCAAGGCGAAGCCCTGGATGCCGCGCGGCGGCATTTCGGGAACCCCACGCGCGTCGCGGAGGAGGCTCGTGCGTCCTGGGGCTTCCCTTCCCTGGAAAGCCTAATCCAGGACGTCCGCTATGCTCTGCGGGCGATGCGCCGGACGCCGGCGCTGACCGTTGTCATCGTGCTGACGCTGGCGCTGGGTATTGGCGTCAACACTGCGATCTTCAGCGTGCTGAACACGGTTGTCTTGAAGCCGCTGCCATATCCAGGATCGGAGAGATTGGTCTGGTGGGGAGAATCCACCGGCAAGGCCACGGGGATCAGCGTCACCTGGGTGAACTACCGGAACTGGCTGCAGGGGAACCACACCATGGAGGAAATGGCCGCCTACCATTCCCTGCACCTAACCCTGACCGGCGGGCGCCAGGCGCTGATGACGCGCGGCTTGGCGGTCACCAGCCGCTACTTCCCAATTCTGGGCATGAAGCCGGTTCTGGGCCGGTTCTGGACGGACGCGGAAGACAGGCCGGGCGCGAATCGCGCCGTGGTGCTCAACCATCGCTTTTGGGCGGAAGAGCTCGGCGGCGATCCCGCAATTGCCGGCAAGAGCATTCGACTGGACGGTGAACTGTACGAGGTTACCGGCGTGGCCGCTCCGATCTGGGCACCGACGCCGGTGGACTATTACCTGTCGCTGGGCGCCCGCAGCGGTTCGACAACGGATCGCTCGAAGCACGGCTCCATTCGCGCCCTGGGCCGGCTGAAGCCAGGCGTGACACTGGACGAAGCCCGGACCGATTTGGACACCATCATGCGCCATCTGGCGGAGGCCGATCCCGGCCCGGAGAACGCGCATCGCAGCTTTGGGCGATTCTACGCCGAGGAGGCGACGGGCGAGGTGCGCGGGATGCTGCTGGTGCTGATGGGCGCGGCGCTGCTGGTGCTGCTGATTGCCTGCGCCAACGTGGCCAGCCTGCTGCTGGCCCGCAACACGGCGCGGTCCGGCGAACTGGCCATCCGCACGGCGATTGGCGCGGGCCGGCCTCGCCTGATTCGCCAACTGCTCACTGAAAACCTGGTCCTGGCGGCGTGCGGAGGCCTATCTGGGATCCTGTTGGCCGGATGGGCGCTGAGGACACTGATTCTGGCTGCGCCGCGGGGTATTCCCCGGCTGGCGGAGATTGCGCTCGACCTGCCAGTGCTGTTATTCGCTTGCGCGCTGACGCTGGGCACGGGACTGCTGGCAGGCCTGGCGCCGGTATTCACAGCCGGTCGCGTGGATCTGACGACGGCACTGAAGGACTCGGCGCGATCATCGGGCGGGCGACGGCGGCAGAGGGTGCGGAGCGCTCTGGTTGTCTCCGAGATCGCGCTGACGCTGGTGCTGGCGTTCGCGTCCGGGCTCCTGCTTCGCAGTCTGGCCGCGGCTCAGAATTCAGATCCCGGGTACGAGCCCAGGAATGTACTGGCTCTCGAGCTACTGCTACCGCAAGGCAAGTATGCCGACCGTCAGGCGCGCGAGAACTTCTACAACACATTGATGGAGAATCTGCGAACGGTCCCCGGCATCGCCCAAGTGAGCGCCATCCGCTGCCCGCCGGGTCACGGCGACTGCCCGGACTGGTTCTATTCAATCCCGGGACAGCCCGTGCCGACTCGTAACGAAGTGCCCATCGCACTGTTCAACTCGGTCACCCCGACGTACTTCGAGACCATGCGCGTGCCCGTCCGGCAGGGCCGTGTGTTCTCCGGTGTGGACGTTCACACGGGTCCCAAAGTGGCGATTGTGAACGAGACCTTTGCCCGCCAGTGGTGGCCGACAGGGTCCGCCGTGGGGCATCAAATCAAGGTGGGCGGGCCCTATATCGACGGGCCGTTGCTGGAAATTGCCGGCGTGGTGGGGGATGTTCGCCAGGATGGGTTGGATAGCCAGACGCGGCCCGAGATCTATGTGCCGTTCTCGCAGCAGACCGACGAGGCGATGGCAGTCATGATCCGTACAGCGGGTGACCCCTCTCTGCCTGCCTCGGCCATTCGCACTCGGGTGGGCCAACTGGACCGCGACTTACCCGTACAGCGGCTGACCGTCATGGAACAGAATCTGCGTAACGGACTGGAGCGGCGGCGATTCATCACGCTCCTACTGGGGCTCTTTGCGGGCTTGGCTCTGGCCTTGGCGGCGGTGGGCATCTACGGCTTGTTGAACTACTGGGTGAGCGTGCGGGAGGCCGAGATTGCCATTCGGCTGGCCCTGGGCGCGACTCCGGCGTCGATACTGAGTTGGACGAGCGGGCACGCGCTGCGCCTTGCCCTGACTGGTGTCGTGCTGGGTGGCGCCGGGAGTTGGCTGGCCGCCACCGTGCTGACGGATTTTGTATTCGGCATTCCGGCGAGAAACCCGGGCACGCTGGCCCTCGCCGGTCTGGCGGTAGCGGCGATCGCTGTCGCCTCGGCCGCCATTCCGGCATGGCGCGCCTCGCGGGTGGACGCGGCCCGCCGCCTGCATTGCGCCTGA
- a CDS encoding PadR family transcriptional regulator → MTTVDGPLEPLEFLQGTLEVLILRSLQAGPNHAYGISQFLERQSGHEFLVDNGSLYPALQRLLQRGWLSAEWQVSPNARRARYYTLTPAGREQLIKESSKWQRFVEAMTRVLNPEA, encoded by the coding sequence ATGACTACGGTAGATGGTCCACTGGAGCCTCTGGAGTTCCTGCAAGGCACGCTGGAGGTGTTGATCCTACGCAGCCTGCAGGCCGGGCCGAACCACGCGTACGGGATCTCGCAGTTCCTGGAACGGCAATCGGGCCATGAGTTTCTGGTGGACAACGGGTCGCTTTACCCTGCCTTGCAACGGCTTCTCCAGCGCGGCTGGCTGAGTGCGGAGTGGCAAGTGTCGCCGAATGCGCGGCGGGCCCGGTATTACACTCTAACGCCAGCGGGCCGCGAGCAACTCATCAAGGAGAGCTCGAAGTGGCAGCGGTTTGTCGAAGCGATGACACGAGTGTTGAATCCGGAGGCTTAG
- a CDS encoding BNR-4 repeat-containing protein: MLNRRKLLTGALAGGPALIGLGRAEGNTQAKDDGYRGIWYFNQPSKDKYVYKYSGGFATYPQQHAPIAIYSKEAHKTFFCYGGSLKSKPELLHMVSYFDHKTGTVPRPTILLNKHTDDAHDNPTLSIDDDGYLWIFSSSHGTSRPSYIHRGSKPYSIDRFERVLESNFSYTQPWFVPHKGFLFLHTRYRPLGGGRSASGRALYSMSSLDGFSWTKPRELAFTGQGHYQISWPNPSRSRLGTAFDFHPDPGGLNQRTNLHFMQTANAGLTWETVDGRSLLLPVATEDNAALVRDYRKEGLLVYLKDLQYDAADRPILLYLTSKGYEPGPENGPRHLMLARWTGSEWHFSTVAETDHNYDHGSLYLEKDVWRIIVPTGAGPQPWSTGGEVENWESRDQGQTWKRTGALTAKSERNHTYVRRPLGAHPDFYALWADGDALKPSSSCLYFANQRGHVFRLPALMKGRMAKPELVGA, translated from the coding sequence ATGCTCAACAGGAGAAAGCTACTTACCGGCGCTCTGGCGGGTGGACCCGCTCTGATTGGATTGGGGCGCGCCGAAGGCAACACCCAAGCAAAGGACGACGGCTATCGGGGCATCTGGTACTTCAACCAGCCCTCCAAAGACAAGTATGTCTACAAGTACAGCGGCGGGTTCGCAACCTACCCGCAGCAACACGCGCCCATTGCCATCTACTCGAAGGAGGCGCACAAGACCTTCTTCTGCTACGGCGGATCGTTGAAGAGCAAGCCGGAACTGCTGCACATGGTCTCGTACTTCGACCACAAGACAGGCACCGTTCCGCGGCCGACCATCCTGCTGAACAAGCATACGGACGATGCCCACGACAATCCCACCCTCTCGATTGACGATGACGGGTACCTGTGGATCTTCTCGAGTTCGCACGGCACATCAAGACCGTCCTACATCCACCGCGGCAGCAAACCGTACTCCATCGACCGCTTCGAGCGTGTGCTGGAATCCAACTTCTCGTATACGCAGCCGTGGTTTGTTCCGCATAAGGGCTTCCTGTTTCTGCACACAAGATACCGGCCGCTGGGGGGTGGCAGGAGCGCCTCCGGCCGCGCCTTGTACTCGATGAGCAGCCTGGACGGCTTCTCCTGGACCAAACCGCGCGAACTGGCGTTTACGGGCCAGGGCCACTACCAGATCAGTTGGCCCAATCCATCGAGGAGCCGCCTGGGTACGGCATTCGATTTCCATCCGGATCCCGGAGGGCTCAACCAAAGAACCAATCTCCATTTCATGCAGACCGCGAACGCGGGTCTGACATGGGAAACCGTGGACGGGCGCAGCCTGCTGCTGCCGGTCGCCACGGAGGACAACGCGGCCCTGGTGCGCGACTACCGCAAGGAAGGGCTGCTGGTCTATTTGAAGGACCTGCAGTATGACGCGGCGGACCGCCCCATTCTGCTGTATCTCACCAGCAAGGGCTATGAACCAGGGCCGGAGAATGGGCCCAGGCATCTCATGCTGGCACGTTGGACCGGCTCCGAGTGGCACTTCTCGACGGTTGCCGAAACGGATCACAACTACGATCACGGCTCGCTCTATCTCGAAAAGGACGTATGGCGCATAATCGTCCCGACCGGCGCCGGACCGCAGCCCTGGAGCACCGGCGGGGAAGTTGAGAATTGGGAGAGCCGCGACCAAGGCCAGACCTGGAAGCGCACCGGCGCACTGACAGCGAAGAGCGAGCGCAATCACACTTATGTCCGGCGGCCGCTCGGAGCCCATCCGGACTTCTATGCATTGTGGGCGGACGGCGATGCGTTGAAACCGTCCAGTTCCTGCCTTTATTTCGCCAACCAGCGCGGCCATGTCTTCCGCCTGCCGGCGCTGATGAAAGGCCGCATGGCAAAACCCGAACTGGTGGGCGCCTGA
- a CDS encoding TIGR01777 family oxidoreductase produces MKITLTGATGFLGSALGEALRQEGHELRFLSRSAGGRPGYFAWDPAAEQPPEASLLGADAVIHLAGEPVAQRWSPAVKTAIRRSRVEGTRHLVQAMTTLSPRPQVLVCASATGFYGARGDEVLTEQSKPGTGFLPDVCREWESTADLARALGIRVVKLRTGVALGRGGALQKMLPPFRAGVGGPLAGGRQWMSWIHIQDLVRLIGWAVSNPAVQGAVNGVSPHPIQNKDFTKALAKALHRPAFFPVPQIALQMLYGEMAGILTESQRVLPKAALDLGFQFQRTELGEALSDLV; encoded by the coding sequence ATGAAGATCACACTGACGGGAGCTACCGGCTTTCTGGGCAGCGCGCTTGGCGAGGCACTGCGCCAGGAAGGCCACGAATTGCGGTTTCTCAGCCGGAGTGCCGGCGGACGCCCGGGGTATTTCGCCTGGGATCCGGCTGCGGAACAGCCGCCCGAGGCGAGTCTCCTCGGCGCCGACGCGGTGATCCACCTGGCCGGTGAGCCGGTGGCGCAGCGCTGGAGTCCGGCGGTGAAGACGGCGATCCGCCGCAGCCGGGTGGAGGGAACCCGGCACTTGGTACAAGCGATGACTACGCTGTCGCCGCGCCCCCAGGTGCTGGTCTGTGCCTCGGCCACGGGGTTCTATGGAGCACGCGGGGACGAGGTACTGACTGAGCAGTCGAAGCCGGGCACCGGCTTTCTGCCGGACGTTTGCCGCGAGTGGGAGTCAACGGCGGACCTGGCGCGCGCGCTGGGTATCCGCGTGGTGAAGCTGCGGACCGGTGTCGCGCTGGGCCGCGGGGGCGCGCTACAGAAGATGCTGCCGCCGTTTCGCGCCGGAGTCGGCGGGCCCCTCGCCGGAGGTAGGCAGTGGATGTCGTGGATCCATATTCAGGATCTGGTCCGGCTGATTGGATGGGCCGTATCGAACCCGGCCGTCCAGGGGGCCGTGAATGGCGTATCACCGCATCCGATTCAAAACAAGGATTTTACGAAGGCCCTGGCAAAGGCATTGCATCGTCCCGCGTTCTTCCCGGTACCGCAGATCGCATTGCAGATGCTATATGGGGAGATGGCGGGAATCCTGACGGAGAGCCAACGCGTACTGCCCAAGGCGGCCCTGGACCTGGGGTTCCAGTTTCAAAGGACCGAGCTAGGCGAAGCGCTGAGCGATTTGGTATAG